The Pelodiscus sinensis isolate JC-2024 chromosome 6, ASM4963464v1, whole genome shotgun sequence sequence atatattttaaaataaactttaataTTCAAGCTTACCAGATTGATGAACTGATAACATTAAGATGAAATTCTTAACAAGAGAAACTCTATCGTTGTACAAAATTAAACTTGTGTAAAACAAGAAGGAGCCCTGCCTTGCATTCAAAACACAGAACTTGTTTACAAAAAGGAATATTGTGACATTTGGACTTCCTTTTAATTGCGATATGCCAATAACATCTCCATGATTTTAGTAAAGGAATTGATCCTTAATTTTAGATGGCAATGAATCTACCAAACATTTTTACTATAGACTTTCCAAAGCTTTTACAGTAAGAAGTTGTCAACAAAAAGCAGGCACATTAGTGTACAAAAACGTTGCTGCTGACTTTTCCTTTTTCCATTGAAAGTGCAGGGGGTTGTGATGTGCATCCTACAAGACCCAACATAGGTTTTAACTCTCACTAAATTTGAAATATAACTTAAATCTTCAAGAAAGTGTAAACATAAGAATTTCCCCAAAGAGCAGTGGTAAACATTACAGGAACGTCTTTTCGTTGTTAAAAATTTATCTGTTGGAGAGATAAAGAAGCTTCATGACCCTTTAATGACAACCAGCCGGTGGAAGGAAGAAGTGATACATAACTTGGTACCGTTAAAGCTGAAGAAAAGACTTAGGCGGGTGACTCACTTAAAACCAAAAAGATGGCCCAAGAGGAGAAGTCATGTCGGGAGGAACCAACTCCGAACGGATTCCTGGCCAGCCTTTTCAAACCCAATCTCGATAGTGAACGGACACGACAGATGAAAAACTCCATGAGACAGCGAGGACCATGATGGTAAAATGTACTCGTGGGATCaggaatcccccctcccccccagccttctTCACTCCCAGGCGCCGAGAGCAAGGCTCCGCCGGAGAGCAGCGGTGGAGCCAGGGCCCGCGGGGGCGCACGGAGCAGCGGGGGCTAGCGCAGACACACACGGAGGGCGCGCTTCTTGCTCCCCCTGCCCGCGGGGCTGATTGTCAGCGCAGGTGCGGCGGCCGGCCCCTCGCTAGCTGCTGTTGGCGCAGGGCTCCCCGGGGTAGATCTCCTCGTAGGCCGGCGGCTGCTCGTGGGGCAGCGGGTAGCAGTAGGGGTAGGAGGCGTTGAGCTCGGGGTCCATGGGCGAGTAGCCGGGCAGCTCCAGCGAGGGGTGCCCGCCGCCGTGCACCTCCACGCCCGCCTCGTCCAGCACGTGGAAGACGCCCACGTTGATGTAGGAGACGGCCTGGAAGGGGCCGTCGGCGGCCGGGGACAGCTCGGGCTCCTCGCTGGAGAAGATGGAGCCTCGGCTGCGCCGCGGGGCCCGCCGGCCGCCCGCGGCCGCCCCGCCGCGCCTCCCTCGCCGCCGGCCgccgggctgggggcgctgcgGGCGGCGGCGCTGGCGGCGGCGCTGGCCGCGCTGGCGGGCCGCCTGGTAGTTGCGCACCAGCAGCAGGCTGAGCAGGCCCAGCAGGCACTCGAGCGCGTTGAAGACGGTGGAGAGCACCAGGCCCCGCTGGTAGTCCCGCAGCTTCTGGCAGCGCGGCGCCGCGCCCGCCCCGGCCGGCCCGCAGTGGTGCGAGTACTTGCGCTCCACCAGCGACACCGTGTCGCCGTCGATGACGGCCCCGGCGAAGGCGCTCAGCACGCCCAGCATGAAGACCAGCGCGCCCAGCAGCAGGAAGTTCTGGCGGCCCCCGGGGGGCGCCGCGCCCGCCTGCCCCGCGCCCGCCCCGTCCTCCCCCGCcgggcggcagcagagcagcgcCGAGCCCAGCAGCGAGAGGCCggcggccagcagcagccccgAGTAGAAGGCGCCGGCGGCCGTGCCCAGGCGGAAGGGCTCCCCCTTGAGCTCCGAGCCCAGCGAGAAGCACTTGAGGCCCACGGCGGCGGCGCTGAGCGCGCAGGCGAgcaggaggcagctggagagcgcGGCGCAGGCTCCCCGGACACTCCACTTCATCCTCCGCTTGCCCTCCGCCTCCTCcggcctccccctgcctgcctcgccgcctcctccctccgccgcctccgccTCCTCATCCTCCCGCGTCCTCCCGGGCGGCGGCGGCCCTCGGCCGGGCGGCCGCAGCCATGGGGGCGAGGGGGACCCGGAGCTCTCCAAACGCGCCGCCGCTGCCTCCGCTCCGCAGGCAGCCGCCGGCCTCAGTGAGCCAGGCGCGGCTCGCACACacactcccctcctcccgcccgccctccccgcctccctctccccgccGCGGCTGCTGGGAGGCGATTAATAATTGATGGCAACCGCCCGGCTGCcggagcaggagccaggctggggcggGCGGCGGGGGCCCCGCTGCCGCGCCGCATCCCCGGACCCCGCTGCGCGCCCGCGGCGCCCGCCGCAGAGGGACGGCGGAGAGGCTGGCCGGGAAaatggcaggaggagggatgAGATGCGGGGGGGAGTTTCGTCCTCAACTGCCCCGGCCGCCCTCGGCCGcctgcagggcgggaggaaaAGGGCGCCCCCGGGGCAAGCCCCCGGCGTCTCCCCCCGGGGGCcaaggctgccctgccccagagggcgGCACTGCAGCTCCTTGCAGCAAAGCGGCGAAGGGGCGGGGGAAGCCGTGCGCCGTCCCAGCCTTTCCCGCCGGGAATCCTTTCGCAGCCCCCGGCCGCTCATGTTGGCAggtcccctctgtgcctccctcTTACCTGCCggcgggcgggagggggtggggtcccCGCTAGGGCCCGGGGGCGCTCCCGGCTTTGGGCCAGCTATTTGGCTGTTCGGAGCGCGGGCTGGCTTGGCGCGTTGCGCGGGGCGGGTGCCGCGGTTCCACGGAACCGGCCGGGGCGAAGCGCAGGTGGGATGGTTTGATGTACAAGTTTAGCCGCTTGGTAACGCGGCTGGGCGGGCGCCCCCCTGCTCCCATCTCCGCCAGGTGACCCCCGCGCCCGGCAAAGGGCAGGCGGTCCCCAGGGAGGCTATGCACCGTCTGGGACCCGGCGAGGAGTCAGAGAGACGGGACCCTGCCTGCATGTCGGGCCGCGGAATGGTGCAGCGTCGCCGGCCGCGTGGCTCGGTCCTTGTGCTCTCCGCGCCCATGTGAGCCCCAGCGCACTGTAATATTAGGGGGCCCCGAGTACACTGttacctcgccccccccccgaaatTAACCCAAgggtccctcccctcccggctgaGGCGACATGGCTGCGCCAAGCGGGGCTGGCGGTGCAACCCTGCAGCCCGGGCTTGGAGAGGCACCGGGCTGCGCTGCGTGGAGGAAGGAGGAACCGCACAGCGCAGCAACGCGCGCCGTTGGCACAACTGTTGCACCCGCGCTGGCCGCTTCCCACGCGCCGCCAGCCCCGAGCTGCGACCTTCGGGGGAGAGATTCAGCGGCAaagaggctgggaggggagcgcacCGCTTGCCTCGGAAGGCTGCGCTGGCTCTCTGGTGCGCGCACACGTGCGCATGGAAGCGCACAGGGCACTCAAAAGTTCTGTTCTCAGACTGCTCCCTCTGGCTGCCTCTTGCCAGACCCGCCGTGCCCAAACTCAAGCAGGTAGCCAGCGGGGTGTGGCACTCACAGCCCCTCTCCTTTACCGAGAAACACCAgcgagagagggaggggaggcgcTGGAGCGCACCACCTGACAGTCCGGGATCAGGCACAAGGCAACAGCCCTCAGGCCCGGTTTTGGGAACCCCAAAGAGTCGCGTGGCTTTTAAAAGCctcggagtgtgtgtgtgtgtgtgtctccccaGCACCGCGCAAGCTGCTAAAACAACCTGCCTGATGGGTGCGCTCAACTAGCCTGATCCGGGCCTTGATTTTTCTGGTGGGGTCCTTCCAGAAACAGCAGCAACTCCCGTGACTGCGCAAGATCCCGGGTTGAGTTTGTTTTCTTTCACTTCTAAGATTTTAAACCCCACTTGATTGTTGGTGGGAGGGAGTTGTCCAAAAGCCCCGAATTAATTTTCAGGGGGACTTGTACCCCCCAAATCCCTTAGGCCCAGATTTCCAAAGGAGTTTAGATGCCTAAAACTCAGCAAGGTTCTCAGTGGGGTTTGCAAAAACGGGGGGGGAGTGTGTAATGCCCACTGCAGTCCCTCTAGGTGCCGGCTGCATCTTAGGCGTGTAAATACCTTGGGAAGGCGCACGCTGTATCTTTCCAGCTCCTGCAGTGGCAATGCGTACACTAGTATTACAGTGGCCTCAGCTTGTCAAAAGGATTTGGGTGCCTAACACCCAGTGAAATCAACAGGAGGAAGCAGTCTCCATACTTTGTAGGTGCTGGACCTTTATATCTGATGAATTCTAAGTGCCAGCTTGAACACACAATCTGAATTCCCCGTCCATCCAGCAGGTACAGGGCCCCTGCATCTCTCCCTGTGTGGGAAAGAAGCTGCGTGTAGCTGGAATTGATCAGCTAGCAGAGGAATTACACATAGAGAAAGGCTTTACTCAGTGAGGTATGGCACAAACATTCCTTTGCAATGGGACCGAAATCTAGAATTTGTATCCTTGTTTTCTCAAAAGCGTAACAAGTTTCGGCAAAGGCTCAGCGGTTCATGCTAATAGTGAGAACATCCAGTCACATTCGATAGAATACAAAAAATATCCTTGGGAAGAAACTTCCCCTGGAGACACGTGGGAATTTCTTGTACCTTCTAAGTGGTTCTAGCCACTGCCAGAGACAAGACAAGGAGCAGCTCATCTCTGAGATGGCAATTCCTATATTTTTATGGCAGAAGACCTTTTCTGTTGTGTTGGGTTAGGCGGCAAATTGTTTAGGGATGGGACACCATCAACtcaggatctcaactggttaacacattGCAAAGACAATTcccccctctctggatattcacctCTCCACCCCACATGCTGAGAATGACCCACTTCCTCCCTGGCTTGATTAGCTTTAtaaacacaagcaacttcttccttgtCTATACTCCTGCCGCTGTCACTTCCACTccagtgcatctgatgaagtggggtttactCACAAAATCTGATGCCCTAACAAAgctgttagcctctaaggtgccacaagactcctcgttgGTTTTAGGGAAGGGGCAGCCTCTTGCTATGGATTTGGCACACTGAAGCTCTGATCTCTTCTGGCACCCATTTCCACATTGTTTATTTCAGACTCCTATCTGGCACGAGGCAGGACTAACAAGCACATGTTTCAGATGGCTGGGCATGTTGGAAATGCCCTTATTGCCCCTAGGGCAACAGGTACTGTTGGCCTCCTCCTACACCGTCCCTGTCATATCTTCTCCAAAACGTCTGTGGACCTTACAAGCACCTGACTCAATATGCAAAGCTAGGAATTCTGCTACCAGAAGGACAGATGCTTATTTATTCGCTAGTCTCTAGGGTTTCGGTGTTGCTCTGCATTAGCAGATTTCCCCCTGTAATTATTTAGCAGTCTGTAGTTTAACACACGTGCATCTGGAGGAGATCATACATACAGTAAGATCAGTAacttatccccctcccccagtctctctTTGGGTTAGAGCTCTGGCAATGCAGTAATAATACTATTCAATTAATGATACATAGTAAGACCAAGCGCTTTCCTTTTTCAAAACACTGCACAAGTATTCCCCAAAGCCGTACCTAACATTGACTAATTGCCCCCTCTTACTCACAGATCGCAACTGGGAAACAAACAGCCTCTAGGATGCTGCTCACCTAAGAAAAGGTCAAATAGTTACAAATTGCTTTGGGTGTCAGGGACCACGAGGCGGCTCATCTAGGCTTGGTGCTTAGATGGTTCACAAACGTAAATGGAAAACCTCATTGGCGGTAGTAGGCTGAGATAAGGTCCATCAGTGGATGGACTCAGAGAGAGCTGCTGTTCTCAGCTCTGCAAGAGGCTTTCTGGGTACCATAAATGGCACAAGTGTCTTTGAGTCAAATCCTGCTGCTTCTTTTCCCTTCTGGAGCAGCTGAATCAGTCTTCAGTTTTGCAAAGCAGTGGCCATGtgcagccacttttgcagaaaGTCGCCCCTCTGAGTGGCAGCTCCGTGTGTGGCACTTGACAGCAGCCAAGTGGCAGGAGGGCATGGGAAGGATCTGGGTCGGGTTGTGCCCACCTGCCAAGAAAGACTGGTAGGCCTACGGAGGTTGCTTAGGCCAGAGAGATGCTTATCTTGGTGGAGGATCCTTTCCCTGTGAGGCTAAATTCACTGATGTTTGTTATGCATATGGGGGACCCCAGACTCTGCCAACTGGGTGCAGTGCTTTCCATTGTCGTATTGTCTGCCTCTCCACTCAGACGGCATTTTAGTATGAGCTATGGCATCATTTCTAAACCATCGCTGATAAATGCATAGCACAGCTTTGAATATCTCCGGCCATGAGGGCTGTACAGGCTTGAGCTGTCACCCAGTTTTTATTTCTGGttcttaaagggacactgtcaactGTAAAGTATCCCCTTTACAAACAATTTACACGTCCCATGCCTCAGCCTGCCTTCGATACATTGTGACATTGAACATTTGGGGGTAGCCCATTTGTCACGCAGCAGTGCGCCAGCTCGCTTTGCTCTTTAAGCTGTGAAAATGGAAGTGTGGGCGTCTCGTTGTGGTCCTCTCTCCTTTCCACGTGCAACAGCCTCATGGGTAGAAGCCAGCCTACTCCTCCACCCTTTTAAAACAAAGGTGGCATGCACTGAACTCCTGGCAAAAATGCCTTTGTAAGTGTAGCGTCACAGCCATGagttatgaaaatgaagcaatCATATTTATGGCTGTGATATCAGTAGAAGTTTTAGCTGATCCTAGGGTAGTTAAGGTCTCGCAGTTCTTCATTAATCTAGGGACTGTGCTCTTTGAGTAATACCTATGCTGCTGCATGCGCAGGGAGATATTCCTGTCCTTTGGAGAAGGACTTAGCACCACAAAATCTTTGGGGATTCTGTATTTTATGAGGGCAGAAGATTTTATCTTGTAATTTACTCCCTGCCTTTTATGGCTATTTTGGTCCAGActccggctacatctacactatagcccAGATTGACGCTCTGAGATGGATCCACTagtggtcaatttagcaggtctactgaAGACCTGCCCAATTGACTGCAGATTTCTCTCCCATCAATCCTGTTACTCACCCCGGAATAGAAAAGTTAGGAAAGTCGATGGGAGAAATTCTGTTGACTCCTCCCCCACAGTGTAGAGCCTGCAGTAATtcggcttaaggtacatcgactccactACATTATTCATGTAGCCAATTGCATACTTGAAGTGGACTTTCTGTTGTAGTTCAGATGTAGCCTTAGTTAAGTGGCTCAGTGTTCCACCCCTGAAATGAGTTAGGGTGGTCTTTTCCCAGTccgcagaaaaaaaaagttgatcaTGGATAGAATTTTCTCAATTTTACATTTTTCTCGCAATGACAGTCATACATTTTTTCTTGACCTTGTAGCTTGCTAGCACTTGTCATCCACTAGCAAGTACTAGCGGACAAAAAACCAAATGAATATCTAAGAAACTAATATCAACAGAAAAACTAGGAAACAGCCGTCATGCCTAATTCGACAGCAGgttattttcatgcacactttTGTTCATATTTGTGTTTTTAATATTGTGTTCATTTAATTACATTTAACAATTCTCAACAActtcaatttaaaataattattttgtgctGAATCAGATCTCTTTATTCAATGGATCACTGGCTGAAAACTGGCTCGCTGAAAAGAATTTGCAGTGTTCCCACTGCCAAGGCTACTGCCCTGACTTCGAACAACCTGCAACATGGTGATGCTGACATTGTAAACACAGGAACAGGAGATGAAGCAGAAAATTCACCATCCTCTAGTGTTAATGTTAGCAGTCCTGTAAGTGCAAGTGTTGGAAATGAATTGCCCGTGTCAAATGAGTCACCAGATATGCCTGATGGCAGTAGGCACCCTGTTAaaagaaagtatggcaaaagctctctctctcttggcTTTACATGCCCAGGTTTTGAGGACTGTCCTGACCCTTTTTGCATTGTATGCAAAAAAACTTGCAAAATAGCTCGCGTGTGCCAGCCAAAATAAAGAGACATCTTTAGAGTCAACATGCAGATTTGGTTGGTAATGATGTCACATTCTTTGCATTCTGGATGTTGTGAGTGTTGTGTTGAATGAAGCAGctacaaaaagaaaagaagaagtaGAAGAAGAGAGAGTCCAACAACATGGTAGGTCGCCGCATTAACGATATGGCAAACGATATAAAATCAGTGTTATGTACCCACTTAAAAAGTTGAGATTTCTTTTGTCTTCATCTCGGTGAATCAACAGATGTAACAGGGCTTGCAGGGTGTTTAGCGTGTGTTTGCTATTTGCATAATGGTGACGTTAATGAGGATTTGTTTTTATGTACACCAGTGCCCACTCTTACAACTGGTGAGGAAATGTTTAATAATTTggataactttttaaattaaaatgaaatctcATGGCAGAAACGTACAGACATGTGCACAGATGAGGCCAAAAGCAGGACTGGTTTGGTGACGGGCATCCTAATGTGGATAAACTAGAAAAATTCAGTGTACTAGCTCTTGCTGTGTTATTCACTGCCAGCAACTTGCGACAAAGAGAATGGCCCCCAGACTGACGGATGTGCTGGATGAAGTTGTGAACATAGTATATGTTCTAAAAGCCAGGCCTCTGAAAGCTAGACCCTTTTCTATAATTTGTGGAGATACGGGAAGCCTCCATACTTCATTACTGTTGCACTCGGCTGTACGCTGCTTGAGCTGAGACAGTGCTCATCAGAGTGTTTGAGTTAAGAGTTGAAATAACAGGGTTTTTCTTTGAGACTCACACATGGAATTTGTCTTATCAATTGCATGAGGTTATCTGGTTGCAGCATCTCGTACACTTTGCAGATATGTAGGCTAAAATGAATGAGTTAAACATGAGCCTTCAAGGGAAAGACACTAACGTTTTCTCTGCTTGCGAGCAAAGAAATCTTGAATTCTGGTGCTCAAATGTAGAAAAAGGTCAACTTAGTTGCTTGCCCATCCTGGGCAACCTTCTCTCAGAGAATGATCTCAAGATTGTTGGTGCAGTGAAGGATGAGATAATGCTCCACATGCATGGACTCCAATCTACTTTCAATAAGTATTTTCCTCCTGAAACTGAACATTCAGATTGGATTCACAATCCATTTAACAGCATAGCCCCTGACTTCGCTAGTCAAGATATGGAGCAGTATATGGAACTCTGGTGTAGTGGAGATTTAAAACTGGAATTTTCCAGTGACAACCTGATCAAGTTTTAAGTAAAAGTGCAGCGGGATTCCCCAGATATTGCAAAATTGTCTCTCCTTAAAATGCCCTTCGCTACCACCTCGCTGTGCGAAACCAGATTCTCCAGCTACATCTCCACAAAAACAAAATACGGAAACAAACTGAATGTAAAGGCCAAAATGGACATTCAGTTGTCAAATATCACAGCTGATACCCAAACCTCTTTGCTCTGCCCATCACACTCATCCATGACATTCAATTTTTGGTAAGTGggctcattttatttatttttattcatctttTGTCCCTGCTAAGTGTGATTTAATAATGATATTGTTGATGGTGATTCGTATTATTTGTTGAGCTGTGAAGACCATACATGTAGTATAACCTAATATTTTCCATTAGTAATATTGTTCCTAGTTTGTATGAGGGCATGAAAAAATCAATGGTGTTCCTCAGAGAGCACCATGATGTGCTCTGTGACCtgaaaaagtttaaaaaccacTTTCATGAAAACGCTGAAGCGCTTGTCGAAATTCTACCGGTTGCAGTGGGACTTCACCTCCTGCTTTAGGATAAACGTGACTTTAAGCACTTTGAAGGCCTGGGAACTTTCGTTCATAGGTCTCCTAGACACCAAACATCATGGACTTAATAGAGATTCTTGTAATCAATGACAACAATCTGTAATCCTCTATCCTTCCTTTGGGCTATCTGCAGAGCTGTGAAGTGCCCACTTCACCTTGAACGGTCATTTGCAATGTGTGTTAACCCTATTATCTGTCCCACCTTGACCTCTGGGGACCTTTCCCCAacccaaagaagagctctgcGTGAGCTTCTCTCTCCCATCAACAGAAGTAGGCCCTGTAATTACCTCATGCACCTGGTCTCTTTGAAGAATGGAAACAGACTGAAGCAATTTTGCTGAATTAGGGTCCTTTGTGCATAGCTGACTGGGGCTGAGTTACCAGCCCTTGGATTTCTGCCAAATAGGGTTGGTGTGGCATAGCTTCAAGGCTGTCTTGGGCCAGGACTACGCTCTGGGGCAATATTGACCTAAGGTACACAACTGGCAGGTACATAAACACCACAGCTGGAGCTGATGTACCTTTGTTTGAGTTGCCGTGGGGTctccatcgacttcccttacgctTCTTTTTACGGTGGCGTACCAGAGTCAAGGAGAGAGTGATCGGctgttgatttagcgggtcttcactagacttgcGAAGTCGCCCCACTGGGTCTTCTACCACTGTGTGAACATAGCATGCAACAAGAGTTCAATGCATTGTGTAGCGGCCCCCGATTTCACTGTTTTGTTGACAACACCAGCGTTTTCAGCAGGACACTCAGAGAGACATAGAAAGCCTTGGGCAGGAGAAAGGAAGAAATGGACCCACTTGCATAGCAGCGGGTCTTGTTTAACTGAGGGACCAGCTAAAGAAGAAGGAATATGACTCATCTACATGACTGGAGAGGCTCCTTTATTCAGAGGAGAACTCATGAGTAGGAGAGGAATCTAGGACTCTAAGCCCAAAGAATGCTCAAGAGTGGTGAGGAGAATGAGCCAAGGAAATGTGTGCTGGTATTTCTTAATGCCTAGACCTCAAGCGATGCCAGGAAAGAGGAACTGTGTTCGTACAGCCTATGGGGCTGCTTGCATGCCACTTCCATGTTCCTGAAGAGCTGAACTGCAAACCCAGCGGCTGGAGCTCTGGCAAAGGGTGTGTTTACGCTACTGGAGAGAGAATCTGGCGGAGCTGGCACTGAGGCAGTTGGGACGCAAGTCCCATTTCCGTGAAAGGGTAACAAAGCACCTGTGCCTAGGAAATGTGCCAGTGACTAAGGGAACAGAAAGTGGTGTGATCTACTAGGACACAAGGATACTTAGACCACACGGTCCCAGGGGTGGGACATGAACACAGCGAGTGTCCAGCAGAGAGAACTGTACCAGGACAGTTGAATTTTTCATCCTTTGACTTCCTCTGCCTCATAGGTTACAGCTCTCCTCGGTCAGGATCCTAGTGGACTGCTGAATAATTATCACCCTTGAGACCACAGGACTAAAATGCTTCTAGGTGACACCTTCTTAGGAACCCCCTCCTGGACATCCCTCCAAAGGGAAGACACGTAAGAGAGCTTGCAGTCTCCATGTGCTTCTGTCTCCATGCCTCATAAACAGGCTGTAATGAGCCTAGGACAGCAACATGGCTGCCCACTGATCCGGAAGAGGAAGCACCCTCTACAACCCCTTAGTGGGCAGGTCCAGCCCCACCTAGCCCCACCCACAGAAAGTCAGAGGGCGGGTCTTGGACTATAAAAGCCACGGACTCAGTCAGAGCCAGACAGCTGAGCAGAGCAGACATCTGGCCCTGGCTCTCACAGCGAAGGCCTCGGCCgcctggatccctgctgaccccggaGCCCTGGCCTGGGGTTGGAAAGTGGCCCAGAGACAGCCGACTTTGGGGCGACTGAGGACAtggaggtcgggagggcagagCGTTGCGGCCTGGATCCCCGCCGACC is a genomic window containing:
- the TMEM271 gene encoding transmembrane protein 271, producing the protein MKWSVRGACAALSSCLLLACALSAAAVGLKCFSLGSELKGEPFRLGTAAGAFYSGLLLAAGLSLLGSALLCCRPAGEDGAGAGQAGAAPPGGRQNFLLLGALVFMLGVLSAFAGAVIDGDTVSLVERKYSHHCGPAGAGAAPRCQKLRDYQRGLVLSTVFNALECLLGLLSLLLVRNYQAARQRGQRRRQRRRPQRPQPGGRRRGRRGGAAAGGRRAPRRSRGSIFSSEEPELSPAADGPFQAVSYINVGVFHVLDEAGVEVHGGGHPSLELPGYSPMDPELNASYPYCYPLPHEQPPAYEEIYPGEPCANSS